DNA sequence from the bacterium genome:
CCAGAAACAGGAATAGTGCCTTTTCCTTTCTCATAACCTCATTCCTCCATTATAGATCATATCTCTCACCTAAACCACCTGCAATTTCTGCAGAACTACGGGCCGGTGTTTATAAATATAAACCACGGCACCCGCAGTGAGTACCCCTTCCAGAATACATAAGGGTATCTGGGTCGGCAAGAATGAAACAAAGATCGTGGTAATGACTTTGGCCGCAGCCTCGTCACCGTGCAGGGCAAGGCCGAGTTCAACCGAAGTGGCCAGGTAGGTAAAAATATCTGCGGCTACACCGGCTATAAAAGCGCGCCAGAATAAAGGAATTTTCCATGACTTGCCCAGTCGAAAAGCGAGAAAGCCTGCCAAGGATCCGATAATGCCCATGGAGAACACATTGGCTCCGAAGGTGGTTAATCCTCCGTGGGCCAGGAAAAGCGCCTGGATGAGAAGCGCTACAGCCGCCACCGTGATGCTGGGGAAAAATCCCAGGAGAATTACCGAAAGTCCGGTGCCTGCCGGGTGACTGCACGTCCCGGCAATGGGAACGGGAACAGGGAGGCAGGAAAACACGAACACGGCCGCTCCAACCATCCCCAGCAGCGGAAGATAGCTTGGCAGCTCCTCGTTTTTCTTTTTGATATCAACCAGCCCCTTGATAAGAAAGGGGGCAGCCAAGACGGTCCAGAAGATAGCCCAGGGGAAGGGAAGAATCCCTTCTGAAATGTGCATGGCCCAGGCAGAGGTTGCCTGGAGTAATATTACCAAAACTGGTATGGAAGTAAAGGTAGCAATAAGGGTATAGTGTTTTTTCTTCATCATCTTTATCCTCATCAGGTTATGGTAATTCTCTTAACAGTGCATTGATTACTGCTGCTGCCATGGGACTGCCTCCTTTTGGTCCCAGGCAGGTGAAATAGGGGATATCCGTCTGACAGAGCTCTTCCTTGGCCTCGGATGCTCCCACAAATCCAACCGGACAGCCAATCACACCTGCCGGTGCAATCCTGTGCTGGCGGTAGAGATGAATTAATTCCCGAAGCGCGGTTGGCGCGTTGCCCACCAGAAAAACACCTTCCGGGTAGAGGGATGCTCCTTTTCGCAGGGCAGCCATGGAACGGGTGATTTTCTCCCGTTCAGCCGTCTCTCTTACTTCCTTATCACGGATAAAACAAAAGACCGGATTATGGAACCTGGCCAAAAGGGCCGGGTTCAGGCCCTCCCTGACCATGAACACGTCAGTGATAATGGGCACCCCTTTGGGCAGGGCTGCTGAAAGCTGCTGGTAAAAGTGAGGAGAAAAACG
Encoded proteins:
- a CDS encoding energy-coupling factor ABC transporter permease, producing MMKKKHYTLIATFTSIPVLVILLQATSAWAMHISEGILPFPWAIFWTVLAAPFLIKGLVDIKKKNEELPSYLPLLGMVGAAVFVFSCLPVPVPIAGTCSHPAGTGLSVILLGFFPSITVAAVALLIQALFLAHGGLTTFGANVFSMGIIGSLAGFLAFRLGKSWKIPLFWRAFIAGVAADIFTYLATSVELGLALHGDEAAAKVITTIFVSFLPTQIPLCILEGVLTAGAVVYIYKHRPVVLQKLQVV